From Halanaeroarchaeum sulfurireducens, a single genomic window includes:
- a CDS encoding LLM class flavin-dependent oxidoreductase produces MPIDLLLPHETERDVAELGIWAERLGYDGLWLGELWGASSVVRLTEIAARTEEIDIGTAILNVYSRTPAVLAMTAATLDDVSDGRFRLGVGTSTRKAVEDLHGMDWEAPNPVRRAHETIELTAAFLEGTGRVDYDGEVFTVEDFPSLDADVPIYHAALGTANRRVVGRLADGWIPHNVPFPELPSAYKHIRETMADAGRDASIDVAPFVPSAVAPDPEAARDVIRGHVAYYVGSGRGYEAAVAQRFPDGASAVADAWREGDRSRAVDRVSDEMVAALGVAGTPADARQQLRAIADIDCVDRPMVTIPSNADETVVDRTIEALAPSGE; encoded by the coding sequence ATGCCGATCGACTTACTGCTGCCGCACGAGACCGAGCGGGACGTGGCCGAACTGGGGATCTGGGCGGAACGGCTCGGGTACGACGGCCTCTGGCTCGGCGAACTCTGGGGGGCGAGTTCGGTCGTCCGCCTCACCGAGATTGCCGCCCGCACGGAGGAGATCGACATCGGCACCGCGATCCTCAACGTGTACTCACGAACTCCAGCCGTTCTCGCGATGACCGCGGCCACCCTCGACGACGTCTCGGACGGCCGGTTCCGACTCGGCGTCGGCACGTCGACGCGGAAAGCGGTCGAAGACCTCCACGGGATGGACTGGGAGGCGCCGAACCCCGTGCGCAGGGCACACGAGACGATCGAACTCACCGCGGCGTTTCTCGAGGGAACGGGGCGTGTCGACTACGACGGTGAAGTCTTCACCGTCGAAGATTTCCCGTCCCTGGATGCCGACGTCCCGATCTATCACGCGGCGCTCGGCACGGCCAACCGGCGCGTCGTCGGTCGGCTAGCCGACGGATGGATACCCCACAACGTGCCCTTCCCGGAGCTTCCGTCGGCCTACAAGCACATTCGCGAGACGATGGCGGACGCGGGCCGCGATGCATCGATCGACGTCGCGCCGTTCGTCCCCTCGGCGGTCGCACCGGATCCCGAGGCGGCACGGGACGTGATCCGCGGACACGTGGCCTACTACGTCGGCAGCGGGCGCGGCTACGAGGCCGCCGTCGCCCAGCGATTCCCCGATGGTGCATCGGCCGTCGCGGACGCCTGGCGCGAGGGAGACCGGTCCCGGGCGGTAGACCGTGTTTCCGACGAGATGGTGGCGGCTCTGGGCGTGGCCGGGACGCCGGCGGACGCCCGTCAGCAACTCCGTGCGATCGCCGATATCGACTGCGTCGACCGGCCGATGGTGACGATCCCGAGTAACGCGGACGAAACTGTCGTCGATCGAACCATCGAGGCACTGGCTCCGTCGGGGGAGTGA
- a CDS encoding histone deacetylase family protein — protein MRFGFNDACLGHDLGQRHPENPDRIRAIREYLSDRTAVEYVSPAPASEADISSVHSDEYVTELRAFIEAGGGNWDPDTATTETTWEAALASAGSAIWAAEVALDGASGHETPFSLGRPPGHHATVDDAMGFCFLNNAAVAAQYARDHLDAERVAILDWDVHHGNGIQDIFYDRQDVFYVSVHEDGLYPGTGEVDETGEGPGAGTTLNVPLPPGAGDAAYDATLTDIVGPAIEDYDPDLLLVSAGFDAHHHDPISRMHVSTEGYSILTRRVRETADAAGSALGFVLEGGYGLETLAKGVGAVHDFFEGESVSPPEGTLQSDTKTLLEDISAGRHAVGLK, from the coding sequence ATGAGATTTGGATTCAACGACGCCTGCCTCGGACACGATCTCGGCCAGCGCCATCCCGAGAACCCCGACCGTATTCGCGCAATTCGTGAATACCTCAGCGACCGCACGGCGGTCGAATACGTCTCACCGGCGCCGGCCTCCGAAGCCGATATCAGCTCGGTACACTCCGACGAGTACGTCACCGAGCTGCGTGCGTTCATCGAAGCGGGCGGGGGCAACTGGGATCCCGACACCGCCACGACGGAGACCACCTGGGAAGCCGCCCTCGCGAGCGCCGGAAGCGCGATATGGGCCGCAGAGGTTGCACTCGACGGCGCGAGCGGCCACGAAACGCCCTTCTCCCTGGGACGACCCCCCGGCCATCACGCGACCGTCGACGACGCGATGGGGTTTTGCTTTCTCAACAATGCCGCCGTCGCCGCCCAGTACGCTCGCGATCATCTGGACGCCGAGCGGGTCGCCATCCTCGACTGGGACGTCCACCACGGCAACGGTATCCAGGACATCTTCTACGACCGACAGGACGTGTTCTACGTGTCGGTGCACGAAGACGGACTGTACCCCGGAACCGGTGAGGTCGACGAGACCGGCGAGGGACCGGGCGCCGGGACGACGCTCAACGTGCCCCTCCCCCCTGGCGCGGGGGACGCCGCATACGACGCGACGCTGACCGATATCGTGGGTCCCGCCATCGAGGACTACGACCCCGACCTCCTGCTCGTGAGCGCCGGGTTCGACGCCCACCATCACGACCCGATATCGCGCATGCACGTGAGTACGGAGGGGTACAGCATCCTCACGCGTCGTGTGCGGGAGACCGCCGACGCCGCCGGCAGCGCACTGGGATTCGTTCTCGAGGGCGGATACGGACTCGAAACGCTCGCCAAAGGAGTGGGCGCCGTCCACGACTTCTTCGAGGGAGAATCGGTCTCACCACCGGAGGGCACCCTCCAATCCGATACGAAGACCCTCCTCGAGGACATCAGTGCCGGCCGTCACGCCGTCGGATTGAAATAG
- the cca gene encoding CCA tRNA nucleotidyltransferase encodes MLSPPPRERGHMTGRDLDEVVSTVRQRVTPSEEERRRLQRTADELISEAEAAMDDLGIEADVIQVGSTARGTWVSGDRDIDVFVRFDPDRPRAELERCGLEIGKRVLPDGREEYAEHPYVTGQRDGFDVDLVPCYRVESATEIESAVDRTPFHNEYLAARITADVADDVRLFKQFLKGIRAYGSDLRTRGFSGYLSELLVLEYGGFEAVLDAASDWHPPVRLDPEDHGTTTFDDPLVVIDPTDPERNVAAVVAAENVARLQHHARAFLADPTESRFFAEEPDSLSKRAVRNHLERRDTTPLAVRFQPPDIVEDQLYPQLRRSLDGLHTGLDQHGFEVLRGTVLADTTAVLFVELSVASRPAVERHEGPPVHVGEHAEEFLSKYAETNAYGPFIDADRYVVERERSVTTAREFVEERLFEVSLGAQVETALAEDYDVLTGADVASLAPEFGTELARYFNPTA; translated from the coding sequence ATGCTTTCCCCGCCGCCACGAGAACGTGGCCACATGACTGGGAGGGATCTGGACGAGGTCGTCTCGACCGTTCGCCAGCGGGTGACCCCGTCCGAGGAGGAACGTCGGCGCCTCCAGCGAACGGCCGACGAGCTGATATCGGAGGCTGAAGCGGCCATGGACGACCTCGGCATCGAGGCCGACGTCATCCAGGTCGGGTCCACCGCCCGCGGAACCTGGGTCAGCGGCGATCGGGATATCGATGTCTTCGTCCGATTCGATCCCGACCGTCCGCGGGCTGAACTGGAACGGTGCGGCCTGGAGATCGGCAAACGCGTCCTTCCGGACGGGCGGGAAGAGTACGCCGAACATCCCTACGTGACCGGCCAGCGCGACGGCTTCGACGTCGACCTCGTTCCCTGCTACCGGGTCGAATCCGCCACCGAGATCGAATCCGCCGTGGACCGGACGCCGTTTCACAACGAGTACCTCGCAGCGCGAATCACCGCGGACGTGGCCGACGACGTCCGGCTGTTCAAACAGTTCCTCAAAGGGATCCGCGCGTACGGTTCGGATCTCAGGACGCGGGGGTTCTCCGGCTACCTGTCCGAACTGCTCGTCCTCGAGTACGGGGGATTCGAGGCCGTCCTCGACGCGGCGAGCGACTGGCACCCGCCGGTCCGCCTCGACCCGGAGGACCACGGAACGACAACCTTCGACGACCCGCTCGTCGTCATCGACCCGACCGACCCCGAGCGAAACGTGGCCGCCGTCGTCGCCGCGGAGAACGTGGCCCGGCTGCAACATCACGCGCGTGCGTTTCTCGCCGACCCCACGGAGTCTCGATTTTTCGCAGAGGAACCCGACTCACTCTCGAAACGGGCCGTTCGAAACCATCTCGAACGCCGCGATACGACGCCGCTGGCGGTTCGCTTCCAGCCACCGGACATCGTGGAGGATCAGCTGTACCCACAATTGCGACGATCGCTCGACGGTCTGCACACGGGACTGGACCAGCACGGGTTCGAGGTGCTCCGGGGCACGGTCCTCGCGGACACGACGGCTGTTCTGTTCGTCGAACTCTCCGTCGCCAGCCGTCCCGCGGTGGAGAGACACGAGGGGCCCCCGGTCCACGTCGGCGAACACGCCGAGGAATTCCTGTCGAAATACGCCGAGACGAACGCGTACGGCCCCTTTATCGACGCCGATCGCTACGTCGTCGAGCGCGAGCGGTCGGTCACCACGGCCCGGGAGTTCGTCGAGGAGCGGCTCTTCGAGGTCTCCCTCGGCGCTCAGGTCGAAACGGCGCTGGCGGAGGACTACGACGTACTGACGGGCGCGGACGTCGCGTCTCTGGCCCCGGAATTCGGAACCGAACTCGCCCGCTATTTCAATCCGACGGCGTGA
- a CDS encoding single-stranded DNA binding protein — protein sequence MGDIEEIYEDLDTDVSLEEFREAVESKVEQMGGLADEETAAMLVAHELDEGEVEGVADVEAGMEEAKFVAKVTGVGELRTFDRDGDGDEPDEGQVVNVEVADETGQIRATFWDEQAQAAIDELEEGDVLRIKGRPQSGYNGVEVSVSQVEVDEDVEVDVAVQDEYNVGDLSLGISDVTLVAEVLGSDPIRTFDRDDGSEGQVANLLVGDDTGRVRVTLWDERAALAEEFDQHDIVEIVDGYVREREGSLELHVGDHGDVNPADEDVRFDPDATPIENLEIDETADIAGVVRSADPKRTFEREDGSEGQVRNVRLQDDTDDIRVALWGEKADRDLGPGDEVLFVDVQIQDGWQDDIEASADWRSTVIPLEDGATTEDAESETGGLDAFTPTDGGADASAEGTGNKDDGDGPETDPSTVGADGEDVAFTGVVVQAGDPIILDDGERTVTVTSSADVELGEEVTVTGTLDDGHIEGATFE from the coding sequence ATGGGCGATATCGAGGAAATCTACGAGGACCTCGACACCGACGTCTCCCTCGAGGAGTTCCGGGAGGCCGTCGAGTCGAAAGTCGAGCAGATGGGCGGACTGGCCGACGAGGAGACCGCTGCGATGCTCGTCGCCCACGAACTGGACGAGGGCGAGGTCGAGGGCGTCGCCGACGTCGAGGCGGGAATGGAGGAAGCGAAATTCGTCGCGAAGGTGACCGGCGTCGGGGAACTGCGCACCTTCGATCGGGATGGCGACGGCGACGAGCCGGACGAGGGGCAGGTCGTCAACGTCGAAGTGGCGGACGAGACGGGCCAGATTCGGGCGACGTTCTGGGACGAGCAGGCACAGGCCGCCATCGACGAACTCGAGGAGGGGGACGTCCTTCGGATCAAAGGCCGCCCGCAGTCGGGGTACAACGGGGTGGAGGTGAGCGTCTCGCAGGTCGAAGTCGACGAGGACGTCGAGGTCGATGTGGCGGTACAGGACGAATACAACGTCGGAGACCTTTCCCTGGGGATCTCCGACGTGACCCTGGTCGCCGAAGTGCTGGGCAGCGATCCGATCCGGACCTTCGACCGGGACGACGGGTCGGAGGGGCAGGTCGCAAATCTGCTGGTCGGTGACGACACCGGGCGAGTCCGAGTTACCCTCTGGGACGAGCGGGCGGCGCTCGCCGAGGAGTTCGATCAACACGACATCGTCGAAATCGTCGACGGCTACGTGCGCGAGCGAGAGGGGTCCCTCGAATTGCACGTCGGCGACCACGGCGACGTCAACCCCGCGGACGAGGACGTTCGATTCGACCCCGACGCCACGCCGATCGAGAACCTGGAGATCGACGAGACGGCCGACATCGCGGGCGTCGTCCGCTCGGCGGATCCGAAGCGGACCTTCGAGCGCGAGGACGGGTCCGAAGGGCAGGTGCGGAACGTTCGCCTCCAGGACGACACGGACGACATTCGCGTCGCGTTGTGGGGGGAGAAGGCCGACCGCGACCTCGGCCCGGGCGACGAAGTCCTCTTCGTGGACGTCCAGATCCAGGACGGATGGCAGGACGACATCGAGGCGTCCGCCGACTGGCGATCGACTGTCATCCCGCTCGAGGATGGTGCCACGACCGAGGACGCGGAATCGGAGACGGGCGGACTCGACGCGTTCACTCCGACGGACGGCGGAGCGGACGCGTCGGCCGAAGGGACGGGAAACAAAGACGACGGCGACGGACCGGAGACCGACCCGTCGACGGTCGGTGCCGACGGCGAGGACGTCGCGTTCACCGGCGTCGTCGTCCAGGCCGGCGACCCGATCATCCTCGACGACGGCGAACGGACCGTGACCGTGACCTCGTCGGCGGACGTGGAGCTCGGCGAGGAGGTAACGGTCACGGGAACCCTCGACGATGGGCACATCGAGGGGGCGACGTTCGAGTGA
- the msrB gene encoding peptide-methionine (R)-S-oxide reductase MsrB, which translates to MDDHGTAPEERTEAEWRSVLGEEEYNILRERGTEPSFSGDLLDVEGSGVFRCAGCGTVLFDSERKFDSGSGWPSFYDVAEADNIETEVDERHGMRRIEVRCGTCDGHLGHVFDDGPEPTGKRYCINSVALEFDPETDPLDF; encoded by the coding sequence ATGGACGACCACGGCACTGCCCCGGAGGAGCGGACCGAAGCGGAGTGGCGCTCGGTGTTGGGAGAGGAGGAGTACAACATCTTGCGGGAGCGGGGCACCGAGCCCTCGTTCAGCGGGGACCTGCTCGACGTGGAGGGATCGGGCGTATTCCGGTGTGCCGGGTGTGGCACGGTCCTCTTCGACAGCGAGCGGAAGTTCGACTCGGGGTCCGGCTGGCCAAGCTTCTACGACGTCGCGGAGGCGGACAACATCGAGACCGAGGTCGACGAAAGACATGGCATGCGCCGGATCGAGGTCCGGTGTGGGACCTGTGACGGTCACCTCGGGCACGTCTTCGATGACGGCCCCGAGCCAACGGGAAAGCGGTACTGCATCAACTCCGTCGCCCTGGAGTTCGACCCGGAAACCGACCCCCTCGATTTCTAG
- a CDS encoding histone family protein, whose amino-acid sequence MSVELPVAPVDTLIRRRAGDLRVSHHAAEELARRIQDRGARLAAQAAEQARGDGRKTLMVEDFGAEASGDEEITLPIAPVDRIARLDIADEFRVASDARVALAAILEEWGESVAEGARVLAEHAGRRTIQAEDVETYLRLVE is encoded by the coding sequence ATGAGTGTCGAGCTCCCGGTCGCTCCGGTCGATACGCTCATTCGACGACGAGCAGGGGATTTGCGGGTGAGCCACCACGCCGCGGAGGAGCTGGCTCGACGGATTCAGGACAGGGGGGCACGGCTGGCCGCCCAAGCCGCGGAGCAGGCCCGGGGCGACGGCCGGAAGACGTTGATGGTCGAAGACTTCGGCGCGGAGGCATCCGGCGACGAAGAGATAACGCTCCCGATCGCACCGGTCGACCGCATCGCGCGCCTCGACATCGCCGATGAGTTCCGCGTCGCCTCCGATGCTCGGGTCGCTCTCGCCGCGATCCTCGAGGAGTGGGGCGAATCTGTCGCCGAGGGAGCCCGCGTGCTGGCCGAACACGCGGGTCGGCGGACCATCCAGGCAGAAGACGTGGAAACGTACCTCCGCCTCGTGGAATGA
- a CDS encoding ZIP family metal transporter, with amino-acid sequence MGALANLTLVFLAGLLTAVATGVGALPFFFYEDIQPRWNVVLWGLASGIMISASVFGLVKEGLAVGTPRQIAPGILVGVLLVVVGHRAITRYEFNPREYEEADYRKLVLILGILTVHSFPEGVAVGVSFADLNLGVGPSFFGFTVPVLAVFMTVAISIHNVPEGTAISIPLRSMGVSKWRMVWWAVFSSLPQPIGAVLAFAFVRYARDFLPFGFGFAAGAMVYLVVTEFLPEALEAGKELHNGGKPELVAGVLAGILLMVPLAMI; translated from the coding sequence ATGGGGGCCCTCGCCAATCTGACGCTGGTGTTCCTCGCCGGGCTGCTGACAGCTGTCGCGACCGGCGTAGGCGCGCTGCCGTTTTTCTTCTACGAGGATATCCAACCCCGGTGGAACGTGGTCCTGTGGGGACTGGCATCGGGGATCATGATCTCGGCGTCGGTGTTCGGGCTCGTCAAGGAGGGGCTGGCGGTGGGGACGCCACGCCAGATTGCACCCGGGATCCTGGTCGGCGTCCTGCTCGTCGTCGTCGGTCACCGTGCCATCACGCGGTATGAGTTCAATCCACGTGAGTACGAGGAGGCCGATTACAGAAAACTCGTGTTGATTCTCGGAATCCTCACCGTCCACAGTTTCCCGGAGGGGGTCGCCGTGGGCGTCTCCTTCGCGGATCTCAATCTCGGCGTCGGCCCCTCGTTTTTCGGCTTTACCGTTCCCGTCCTCGCCGTCTTCATGACAGTCGCCATCTCGATCCACAACGTCCCCGAGGGGACGGCCATCTCCATTCCGCTCCGGTCGATGGGCGTCTCGAAGTGGCGGATGGTGTGGTGGGCCGTTTTCTCGAGTCTCCCACAGCCGATCGGCGCCGTGCTCGCGTTCGCGTTCGTCCGGTACGCCAGGGACTTCCTCCCGTTCGGGTTCGGGTTTGCCGCGGGGGCGATGGTCTACCTCGTCGTGACCGAATTTCTCCCCGAAGCGCTGGAGGCGGGCAAGGAACTCCACAACGGGGGCAAACCCGAACTCGTCGCAGGGGTCCTGGCGGGCATCCTGTTGATGGTCCCGCTCGCGATGATTTGA
- the azf gene encoding NAD-dependent glucose-6-phosphate dehydrogenase Azf translates to MDDQVLLTGASGRVGRAILAGIGDDYEWRLLDREPPVEDLDHEFVVADITDETAIREAMTGVGAVIHLAGDPRPDAPWDSVLTNNIDGTRTVFEAAVDAGVEKFAFASSNHAVKHYETERRPDLYRVSDEFRLDGTEQPRPGNLYGVSKATGEILGRYYHDEYGISVVNVRIGNLTKGHPPRGYERGQAMWLSHRDCAHLFDRTLQAEYDYETVYGISDNDRKYYSIERAREVLGYDPQDNSAEYED, encoded by the coding sequence ATGGACGATCAGGTGCTCCTGACCGGTGCCTCGGGCCGCGTTGGCCGTGCAATTCTCGCCGGCATCGGGGACGACTACGAGTGGCGCCTGCTGGACCGCGAACCGCCGGTCGAGGACCTGGACCACGAATTCGTCGTCGCGGACATCACGGACGAGACGGCAATCAGGGAGGCGATGACGGGCGTCGGCGCGGTGATCCACCTCGCCGGCGATCCCCGGCCGGACGCACCCTGGGACAGCGTTCTGACGAACAACATCGACGGGACCCGGACCGTCTTCGAGGCCGCCGTCGATGCAGGGGTCGAGAAATTCGCGTTCGCCTCCTCGAACCACGCCGTCAAACATTACGAAACGGAGCGACGGCCCGACCTCTACCGGGTCAGCGACGAGTTCCGACTCGACGGCACCGAGCAGCCCCGCCCGGGAAACCTCTACGGTGTCAGCAAGGCGACCGGTGAGATCCTCGGGCGCTACTATCACGACGAGTACGGCATCTCCGTGGTCAACGTCCGGATCGGCAACCTGACGAAGGGGCATCCGCCGAGGGGCTACGAGCGCGGTCAAGCGATGTGGCTCTCCCATCGGGACTGTGCTCATCTCTTCGATCGAACGCTCCAGGCGGAGTACGACTACGAAACCGTCTACGGCATCTCCGACAACGACCGGAAGTACTACTCCATCGAGCGCGCCCGCGAGGTCCTCGGGTACGACCCACAGGACAATTCCGCGGAGTACGAGGATTGA
- a CDS encoding MFS transporter — MKTLESIGRSVSSLHGEGRGRILLTVATGWGLLVGTRMGYPVLLPYIREAFGLSLSVAGLLVTILWLGTALGQLPGGILADRFSERDIMTVGLLVVALALSVVALTNHAIVVFLATGLVGIGLSLYPIARITILTQVYPDSIGSALGLTMATGDVGQTVLPPLVGFLAAAVAWQLGLGVLVPLFLFLAALVWIVVPVSASSSSEGDALSLDHARTVLAELRTKTVALVTVVLFFYLFVWQSFTGFYPTYLVDVKGLSPSVAGTVFALFFGVGVFVKPAAGTAYDRIGMRGSLLAVLVGPVLGLVALPYIQGFWTIVGVTALVSTMLGSGAITQSYLADTISEEIRGTGLGVVRTTAATLGSSGPVLFGVVAENGYFDEGYLVLAGLMVLVIGFTLRMPRP, encoded by the coding sequence ATGAAGACACTCGAATCGATCGGTCGATCCGTCTCCTCGCTACACGGGGAGGGACGCGGTCGTATCCTCCTCACGGTCGCGACGGGGTGGGGGCTGCTCGTCGGCACGCGAATGGGCTATCCGGTGCTGTTGCCGTACATTCGCGAGGCATTCGGGCTCTCGCTCTCGGTGGCCGGCCTGCTCGTGACGATCCTGTGGCTCGGCACCGCCCTCGGTCAGCTTCCGGGCGGGATCCTGGCCGACCGATTTAGCGAACGCGACATCATGACCGTCGGTCTGTTGGTCGTCGCCCTCGCCCTCTCCGTCGTTGCTCTCACGAACCACGCCATCGTCGTCTTTCTCGCGACGGGCCTCGTGGGCATCGGTCTCTCCCTGTACCCCATCGCTCGCATCACGATTCTCACGCAAGTCTACCCCGACTCCATCGGCAGTGCGCTCGGGCTGACGATGGCGACCGGCGACGTGGGTCAGACGGTCCTGCCGCCGCTGGTCGGTTTCCTCGCCGCGGCGGTGGCGTGGCAACTCGGCCTCGGTGTCCTGGTGCCGCTATTCCTCTTCCTCGCCGCGCTCGTCTGGATCGTCGTCCCCGTCAGTGCGTCGTCGTCGAGCGAGGGCGACGCGCTCTCCCTCGATCACGCCAGGACGGTCCTCGCGGAACTCCGGACGAAAACGGTGGCGCTCGTCACCGTCGTCCTCTTTTTCTATCTCTTCGTCTGGCAGTCGTTCACCGGCTTCTATCCGACCTACCTGGTGGACGTGAAGGGGCTCTCGCCTTCCGTCGCCGGCACGGTCTTCGCCCTCTTTTTCGGGGTCGGGGTCTTCGTCAAGCCGGCTGCCGGAACGGCATACGATCGGATCGGCATGCGTGGATCGCTGCTGGCTGTATTGGTCGGTCCGGTCCTCGGCCTCGTCGCACTCCCGTATATCCAGGGCTTCTGGACCATCGTGGGGGTCACGGCGCTCGTCAGCACGATGCTCGGGTCAGGGGCGATCACACAGTCGTATCTGGCCGATACGATCTCGGAGGAGATACGGGGCACCGGACTGGGCGTCGTCAGAACGACGGCTGCAACCCTCGGATCTTCGGGCCCGGTCCTGTTCGGTGTGGTGGCGGAAAACGGCTATTTCGACGAAGGCTATCTCGTCCTCGCGGGGTTGATGGTGCTCGTCATTGGGTTCACGCTTCGAATGCCCCGTCCGTGA
- a CDS encoding AEC family transporter, translating to MATSLSGAFTTAVMPIIAVAVVGYLFASVYDIDIDPVNTVGLYIMIPALAFHSIATTQLGGGEVMKLTAGVVGYAAIMVVIAGAIGRFVGTSETLLGALMLASAFPNSGFIGIPLSEFAFGEIGRTTAVLYLTIQNVVVYTLGVYIASRGTDRDPRESVLEIFRLPLIYAVILAVLFRVLGVLPTNGGATAGAIMDTIQIVGDASIPLMLLIVGMKLAETDIQALSKTVTPTVLKLGVAPVVAFGIALVLGFDNLTVARTFVLESATPAATIPLALLIEYSPDVGPDEIDPAEYLSTVIFVTTVLSIGVLTVLVFVFQSEMVF from the coding sequence ATGGCGACGAGTCTGAGTGGCGCGTTCACGACGGCGGTGATGCCGATCATCGCCGTCGCCGTCGTGGGGTATCTCTTCGCGAGCGTCTACGACATCGACATCGATCCAGTGAACACCGTCGGGCTCTACATCATGATCCCGGCGCTGGCGTTTCACAGCATCGCCACCACCCAGCTTGGCGGGGGCGAGGTCATGAAGCTGACCGCGGGCGTCGTCGGGTACGCGGCCATCATGGTGGTGATCGCCGGAGCCATCGGCCGGTTCGTCGGCACGTCAGAGACCCTGCTCGGTGCGTTGATGCTGGCGAGCGCGTTCCCGAACTCCGGGTTCATCGGTATTCCCCTCTCCGAGTTCGCGTTCGGGGAAATCGGTCGCACGACGGCGGTCCTCTATCTCACCATCCAGAACGTCGTCGTGTATACCCTCGGGGTCTACATCGCCTCCCGCGGGACCGATCGGGACCCTCGCGAGTCCGTCCTCGAAATCTTTCGTCTGCCCCTCATTTACGCCGTGATCCTCGCGGTCCTGTTCAGGGTCCTCGGAGTGTTGCCGACGAACGGCGGGGCGACCGCGGGCGCGATCATGGACACGATTCAAATCGTCGGCGACGCCTCCATCCCGCTCATGCTCCTCATCGTTGGGATGAAGCTCGCGGAGACGGACATCCAGGCGCTCTCGAAGACGGTCACGCCGACGGTTCTCAAACTCGGCGTGGCGCCGGTCGTGGCGTTCGGTATCGCCCTGGTGCTGGGCTTCGACAATCTCACCGTCGCCCGCACGTTCGTCCTCGAGAGCGCAACGCCTGCGGCCACGATTCCGCTCGCGTTGCTCATCGAGTACAGCCCGGACGTCGGCCCCGACGAGATCGATCCGGCGGAGTACCTGAGCACCGTGATCTTCGTCACGACCGTGCTCAGTATCGGCGTGCTCACCGTCCTCGTCTTCGTCTTCCAGTCCGAGATGGTGTTTTGA
- a CDS encoding DHH family phosphoesterase: MSHSQQLYELLGDGSEINIVCHNNPDPDCLASALALGRIAADAGIDERSILYSGQISHQQNRAFVNLLDIDLQPFEAATVQNRQSDSLLAFVDHSIPGTNNTVPTDTDVDIVIDHHPAEDIDARFVDHRDELGAAATILTEYVRTLDIDLDTDLATALLIAIRSDTLDFLRGATTEEYAAAGHLHEHADPEMIRQLSNPSVSGGTLDAISTAIDNRRTDGAVLISHVGRTTERDALPQAVDYLVRLEGVQTAIVFGLVSEAIHISARSPDPRVHVGNVLHEAFDDVGSGGGHHDVAGGEIPLGIFADYTSDDAQVLDIIEQIITERLVAELNLSETTED, translated from the coding sequence ATGAGCCACTCACAACAACTCTATGAACTTCTCGGTGACGGCAGCGAGATCAATATCGTCTGCCACAACAACCCCGATCCGGATTGTCTGGCGAGCGCACTCGCGTTAGGCCGGATCGCCGCTGATGCTGGCATCGACGAGCGGTCGATCCTCTACAGCGGCCAGATTTCCCACCAGCAGAACCGGGCGTTCGTCAATCTCCTCGATATTGACCTCCAGCCGTTCGAAGCCGCGACCGTCCAGAACCGTCAATCGGACTCGTTACTCGCATTCGTCGATCATTCGATTCCAGGCACGAACAACACGGTACCGACGGACACAGACGTCGATATCGTGATCGACCATCACCCCGCCGAGGACATCGACGCGCGGTTCGTCGATCATCGGGATGAACTGGGAGCGGCCGCGACGATTCTGACGGAGTACGTGCGTACCCTCGACATCGATCTCGATACGGATCTTGCGACAGCACTCCTGATTGCCATCCGTTCGGATACCCTCGATTTTCTCCGCGGAGCGACCACCGAAGAATATGCTGCGGCAGGACATCTTCACGAGCACGCGGATCCCGAGATGATCCGACAGCTATCGAACCCGTCGGTCTCAGGGGGAACTCTCGATGCGATCTCGACGGCGATCGACAATCGACGGACAGACGGTGCGGTGCTCATCTCCCATGTCGGCCGGACGACCGAGCGGGACGCGCTCCCCCAGGCAGTCGATTATCTCGTGCGACTGGAGGGCGTTCAAACTGCCATCGTGTTTGGACTCGTCTCTGAGGCCATTCACATTAGTGCTCGGTCACCGGACCCACGAGTACACGTTGGCAATGTACTGCACGAGGCGTTCGACGATGTCGGGAGTGGCGGTGGTCATCACGATGTCGCAGGCGGTGAAATCCCGCTCGGGATCTTTGCTGACTACACCTCCGACGACGCACAGGTGCTCGATATCATCGAACAGATCATCACCGAACGACTCGTCGCGGAACTCAATCTGTCCGAAACGACGGAGGACTGA
- a CDS encoding DUF7501 family protein: MHSSLEANGATVWSGTSTCPFCGSTLTDPGVGFIEHTDGSPTCRGAFEGWRDRIANDIHAEWSG; encoded by the coding sequence ATGCACTCGTCACTCGAGGCAAATGGCGCGACAGTATGGAGTGGTACGAGCACCTGCCCCTTCTGCGGGTCCACCCTGACCGATCCCGGGGTCGGGTTCATCGAGCACACGGATGGGTCACCCACCTGCCGTGGGGCGTTCGAAGGGTGGCGCGACCGCATCGCGAATGACATTCACGCGGAGTGGTCGGGGTAG